One Osmerus mordax isolate fOsmMor3 chromosome 26, fOsmMor3.pri, whole genome shotgun sequence DNA segment encodes these proteins:
- the soat1 gene encoding LOW QUALITY PROTEIN: sterol O-acyltransferase 1 (The sequence of the model RefSeq protein was modified relative to this genomic sequence to represent the inferred CDS: inserted 2 bases in 1 codon) yields the protein MESENGSTVRSRSRVLPKMPSFPDLDSPVGENGESQCNGEKRLTSNGKMEVEKLISRKLQLKRKAEHLKSDLMRQFEGQVNDFMDSLIEESAILEAAPVSAAFSPPLSDKEMTKLGLSSCGQLRSPQSQGKQFVNRRSLLDELFEVNHIRTIYHMFIALLILFILSTFVVDFIDEGRLVLDFDLLVYAFGQFPLVVSTWICMFLSVLVVPYLLFQLWASQYLSSALPGLWSLLLGSLFVLYQALGLGLLPTYVAVGNSLPPASCFVIILEQVRLMMKSYSYMRENVPRVLALAKDKKGSAPASVTPQMTQYIYFLFAPTLIYRDKYPRNPEIRWSYVATKFLQVLGCLFYAYYVFVRLCIPQFRSISPQLFDLRAMVLCVFSSILPGALVLFLAFFAFLHCWLNAFAEMLRFADRMFYKDWWNSTSFANYYRTWNVVVHDWLYYYIYRDFLWVSRKRFRAAAMFLVFTVSAVVHEYILAICFGFFYPVLFCLFMCFGMMFNFILHDRRKGPIWNVIMWTTLFLGQGVIICLYSQEWYAQRHCPLQEPSFLDLMKPRSWSCXTFNPGRQKQTHSEVIPPQPTGLNYAGQSLERMTAKPGSERGLETGLLLLPSLLFVPFPYCFIALR from the exons ATGGAGAGCGAGAATGGCAGCACCGTCCGGTCCAGGAGCAGAGTCTTGCCAAAGATGCCGTCCTTCCCTGACCTGGACAGCCCGgttggagagaatggagagagccAGTGTAATGGGGAGAAACGCTTAACCAGTAATG GTAAGATGGAGGTGGAAAAGCTGATCAGCCGTAAACTCCAGCTGAAGAGGAAAGCCGAG CACCTGAAGAGTGACCTCATGCGTCAGTTCGAAGGCCAGGTGAACGACTTCATGGACAGTCTGATCGAAGAGTCCGCCATTCTGGAGGCTGCGCCAGTATCTGCCGCCTTCTCCCCCCCGCTCTCCGACAAGGAAATGACCAAACTCGG CCTGTCCTCCTGCGGACAGCTTCGGTCGCCGCAGAGCCAGGGCAAGCAGTTTGTCAACAGAAGGTCCTTGTTGGA CGAGCTGTTTGAAGTCAACCACATCAGGACCATCTACCACATGTTCATCGCCCTgctcatcctcttcatcctcagtACGTTTGTCGTAGACTTCATCGACGAGGGCAG gCTGGTGCTGGACTTTGACCTCCTGGTGTACGCGTTCGGCCAGTTCCCCCTGGTGGTCTCCACGTGGATCTGCATGTTCCTGTCGGTTCTGGTGGTTCCCTACCTGCTGTTCCAACTTTGGGCCTCCCAGTACCTGAGCTCGGCCTTGCCCGGTCTGTGGAGCCTCCTGCTGGGGTCGCTCTTTGTCCTGTACCAggccctgggtctgggcctcCTGCCCACTTACGTGGCCGTAGGGAACAGcctgcctccagcctcctgcTTCGTAATCATCCTGGAGCAG GTGCGTCTGATGATGAAATCCTACTCCTACATGAGAGAGAATGTTCCCAGGGTCCTGGCCTTGGCCAAAGACAAGAAGG GCTCGGCTCCCGCTTCAGTCACACCCCAGATGACCCAGTACATCTACTTCCTGTTTGCCCCCACCCTCATCTACAGAGACAAATACCCCAG AAATCCAGAAATCCGATGGAGCTATGTGGCCACCAAGTTTCTGCAG GTTCTGGGCTGTCTGTTCTATGCCTACTATGTGTTTGTGCGCCTGTGCATCCCCCAGTTCCGCAGCATCAGTCCCCAGCTGTTTGACCTAAGAGCCATGGTGCTATGCGTCTTCAGTTCCATCCTTCCAG gtGCGCTGGTTCTGTTTTTGGCCTTCTTTGCCTTCCTCCACTGCTGGCTCAATGCCTTTGCTGAGATGCTGCGCTTCGCAGACAGGATGTTCTACAAG GATTGGTGGAATTCCACCTCTTTCGCCAACTACTATCGTACCTGGAATGTGGTGGTTCATGATTGGCTGTACTACTACATTTACCGGGACTTCTTGTGG GTGTCCCGGAAGCGTTTCCGTGCGGCGGCCATGTTCCTGGTGTTCACCGTGTCGGCGGTGGTACACGAGTACATCCTGGCTATCTGCTTCGGATTCTTCTACCCCGTCCTCTTCTGCCTCTTCATGTGCTTCGGAA TGATGTTCAACTTCATCCTTCATGATCGGAGGAAAGGCCCCATCTGGAATGTGATCATGTGGACGACCCTCTTCCTGGGTCAGGGGGTGATCATCTGCCTGTACTCCCAGGAGTGGTATGCTCAGCGtcactgccccctgcaggag CCCTCCTTCCTGGACCTGATGAAGCCGCGTTCGTGGAGCTG CACCTTCAATCCGGGCCGCCAGAAGCAGACACACTCTGAGGTCATACCCCCGCAACCAACCGGACTGAACTATGCTGGCCAATCACTGGAGCGGATGACCGCCAAACCAGGAAGTGAAAGAGGGCTAGAAACCGGCCTCCTTTTACTGCCGAGCCTTTTGTTTGTGCCCTTTCCATACTGTTTCATTGCACTAAGGTGA
- the si:dkey-21p1.3 gene encoding collagen alpha-3(V) chain produces MDSSSTARLSLETNILERLAQTPGVLKPRKSSRLFGLDIGRSGTSCSDTECSRRSGCTTRSSRTPDAAVPRRRMNLPQAGVVVFVWLAAGGLCVGVDSKASQDVSRPCLGSGGYGSACEDLPASLGKEVDLLTLLEMQSTDHFNVSVSQDDRGCPTYNLGEYATLLLPSHTAFGPHFPSELSVVTRLRLERQWSDERTLLAVLGEKGEELLHLTVGPIYIAFISTWSQRYEFPASSLWDGAWHHLSVSVSLSGLRVYLDCLLLDSAPWTHSPGMQVHTQGLTLLGGASQTQHTPFTGSIQQMLFIMGDPAAAELSCQTNNSSCLTAGHTQDVLSGDAGEARTSAALERSSGNEFLRLGPKNQTAADQNHVRRTGHQDQLGPPPSPGNQTSRARTQTGAHTLRQAGVMLYAETSKTLSNLTSSLHQDKAANVAKNISSVTNLEIGPLKTAKLHISAPDRPSGNGSSNGYAASTSPNQSWGRKGLQRTNQSASSNMSEGVHQPFPALRATQNSTATDIYPSEVVETAIVRPVAFLESPTQPGFLAGGFGVAEGSIGPSTSSFVGVKDTQISPGSELTSGPTRETGVVHPTPVVGSGDGKRLVGEDGGEVREDVSPLPPLHQTGNVSVAGGRTEERNAVARKQNPPRLPDRDTSSGAGIPQDTSSPQNGTDVSVTGNNVTTAVSMEETAMEVSLPAGPTERAGSAVPPEPVTETGTEEDTEEGMEEGSREATGREDKRAMEGETGREDINSETRESTLDFLPEVTSQQQSQSEVDMHMRHAHTPRGMGKKPGLRGLRGYAGGMGRTGRTGYRGPIGPPGMPAIVVFKTSEEEWETFKKKKIYKKLVSAWPKLKGSPGPLGPPGDAGPPGSRQTEALMAPLRAAEWAHIASLSARKNQLSGGGDTSTTVGFPDRWECQALRVVQGEMGLRARMLNQALKGYLENREYQELEVRKGSWEHLDHRGISVRKGLSDRRARLESLVLMALLAFQGFEDHRAAQEQRGPQVLKEILGQQQGANGKPGKPGPSGDPGIKAKKGEKGDSGFEGDTGPTGLPGRRGFKGRGGASGLPGDVGPVGPLGATGSVGYDGIIGEQGKQGGDGMKGDRGPPGGQGLLGPRGDKGMPGKTGSPGVQGTVGTSGDPGGRGISGRPGKPGVKGVKGKEGPTGLPGNPGLKGLQGNIGPWGGLGLQGPPGGQGPPGPGGPRGVAGYPGKDGPTGASGAAAEKGDTGKKGEVGPRGESGLKGFQGDRGKQGVQGSTGAPGKQGSRGSPGDRGKQGVSGLKGQPGNRGSSGLPGRYGTGGSTGPGGAKGQKGIHGQRGSPGKRGADGKDGNPGPKGDSGEKGYLGSRGEKGEMGAAGPMGRKGGTGKRGKLGTLGKKGFVGVISVTEEPPEELAKLARWGILDRKANVDPLDQQGRRVFQACEERRGISASRGPRVNLVTKAYQETVEFLDAKESSAHVGRLEEEGHLDLQYPPPSTVTRGPPGHLGDQAVTGTFGWPEGTRDSPATTCHELGLIHPHLEDGLFYMDPNQGCPYDALQVLCNFTAGGTTCIQPVTSQVEVELRVWGSSELHRGDMELLPVRGLGVEERGGQPRDPEPIITLGLLCFL; encoded by the exons ATGGACTCCAGCAGCACAGCCAGGCTCAGTCTGGAAACAAACATTCTAGAACGTTTGGCTCAGACGCCGGGAGTTCTAAAACCACGGAAGAGTTCTAGATTGTTCGGCTTGGACATCGGTCGTTCCGGAACGTCTTGCTCGGACACGGAGTGTTCCAGAAGGTCCGGTTGCACCACGAGGAGTTCTAGAACACCTGACGCGGCCGtgccgaggaggaggatgaatcTGCCCCAGGCtggagttgttgtgttcgtCTGGCTGGCAGCGGGCGGGCTGTGTGTCGGGGTGGACTCAAAGGCCTCGCAGGATGTCTCCAGACCATGTCTGGGATCAGGGGGATATGGAAGTGCTTGTGAGGACCTTCCAGCCTCACTGGGGAAAG AGGTGGATCTGTTGACCCTCCTGGAGATGCAGTCTACAGACCACTTCAATGTCTCGGTCAGCCAGGACGACAGAGGGTGCCCGACCTACAACCTGGGAGAGTACGCCAcacttctcctcccctcacacaccgcCTTCGGACCGCA TTTTCCCAGCGAGCTGAGTGTTGTGACGAGGCTGCGTCTGGAGCGTCAGTGGTCAGACGAGAGGACGCTATTGGCTGTGCtcggggagaaaggggaggagcttCTGCATCTCACGGTGGGGCCCATATACATCGCCTTCATCAGCACCTGGAGCCAGCGCTACGA GTTCCCAGCATCCTCTCTGTGGGACGGGGCGTGGCATCACCTGTCTGTGTCCGTGTCTCTGTCCGGGCTCCGGGTCTACCTGGACTGCCTCCTGCTGGACAGCGCCCCCTGGACGCACTCCCCGGGCATGCAGGTCCACACCCAGGGCCTGACTCtgctgggcggggcctcccagACGCAGCATACACCCTTTACC GGCTCCATTCAGCAGATGCTCTTCATCATGGGAGACCCTGCAGCAGCTGAACTGAGCTGCCAGACCAACAATTCCAGCTGCCtcactgcaggacacacacag GACGTTCTCTCAGGAGATGCTGGGGAGGCTAGAACCTCAGCAGCACTAGAACGTTCTTCAGGGAATGAGTTTCTTCGTCTTGGACCAAAGAACCAGACCGCTGCTGACCAGAACCATGTCAGGAGAACCGGACATCAGGACCAACTTGGACCACCTCCGTCTCCAGGCAACCAGACTTCCAGAGCCAGGACCCAGACGGGGGCCCACACACTGAGACAGGCGGGGGTGATGCTGTACGCAGAGACGTCCAAAACCCTTTCTAACCTGACGTCCTCCTTGCACCAGGATAAAGCTGCAAACGTCGCTAAGAACATTTCTTCCGTGACAAACCTGGAGATTGGTCCTCTCAAAACAGCAAAGCTCCACATCTCTGCACCTGATAGGCCATCTGGGAATGGTTCATCCAATGGATATGCTGCTTCCACAAGTCCCAACCAAtcatgggggaggaaggggctgcagaggaccaaccaatcagcctcCTCCAACATGTCTGAAGGAGTGCACCAGCCCTTCCCAGCGCTCAGAGCCACGCAGAATTCTACTGCGACAGACATTTACCCATCTGAGGTAGTAGAGACTGCTATTGTCAGACCTGTGGCTTTCTTAGAGAGTCCCACGCAACCGGGATTCCTGGCTGGAGGATTTGGTGTCGCTGAGGGTTCCATAGGCCCAAGTACAAGCTCCTTTGTGGGGGTAAAAGATACACAAATCTCCCCTGGATCTGAACTAACCTCCGGACCCACCAGGGAGACGGGGGTTGTTCATCCCACCCCGGTGGTCGGTTCTGGGGATGGGAAGAGGCTGGttggggaggacgggggggaggtgagagaggacgtgtcccctcttcctcccctccaccaaacAGGAAATGTCAGTGTCGCCGGGGGGAGAACCGAGGAGAGGAACGCTGTTGCACGGAAGCAAAACCCCCCTCGTCTCCCTGACAGAGACACCTCGTCGGGAGCTGGAATACCTCAGGACACGAGCTCACCTCAGAACGGGACAGACGTCTCCGTCACAGGGAATAACGTGACAACAGCCGTGAGCATGGAGGAGACCGCGATggaggtgtccctccctgcagggCCAACAGAGAGGGCTGGGAGTGCCGTGCCTCCGGAGCCTGTCACAGAGACGGGCACGGAGGAGGACACGGAGgagggcatggaggaggggagccgtgaggcgacagggagggaggacaagagggcgatggagggagagaccggAAGAGAGGACATCAACTCTGAAACTCGTGAATCGACTTTGGACTTCCTGCCGGAGGTGACGTCGCAGCAGCAGAGCCAATCAGAGGTCGACATGCACATGAGACACGCCCACACACCGAGAGGAATGGGGAAGAAACCTGGACTCAGAGGACTAAGA GGCTATGCTGGGGGCATGggtaggactgggaggactgggtaCCGCGGCCCTATTGGTCCACCAGGGATGCCCGCCATTGTTGTGTTCAAAACCTCAGAGGAAGAATGGGAGACCTTCAAG AAAAAGAAAATCTACAAGAAGCTGGTGTCAGCGTGGCCG aaACTCAAGGGTTCCCCAGGGCCCCTCGGCCCCCCAGGTGATGCTGGACCACCT ggctccagacagacagaggctctAATGGCGCCACTCCGAGCTGCAGAGTGGGCACACATCGCCAGTCTCAGTGCCAGGAAGAATCAGCTCAGTGGAGGTGGAGACACCTCCACCACTGT GGGATTCCCGGACCGTTGGGAATGCCAGGCCCTCAGGGTCGtccagggagagatgggactCCGGGCAAGGATGCTGAACCAGGCCCTCAAGGGATACCTGGAGAACAG GGAGTACCAGGAGCTCGAGGTCAGAAAGGGTTCTTGGGAACATCTGGACCACCG GGGGATATCGGTGCGCAAGGGTTTGTCGGATCGCCGGGCCCGCCT GGAGAGCCTGGTCCTGATGGCCCTGTTGGCTTTCCAGGGGTTCGAGGACCACAG GGCAGCCCAGGAGCAGAGGGGCCCCCAGGTCCTAAAGGAGATCCT ggggcagcaacAG ggGGCCAATGGGAAGCCAGGAAAACCTGGACCTTCAGGTGATCCC GGGATCAAAGCCAAGAAAGGCGAGAAGGGCGATTCAGGATTCGAAGGAGACACG GGCCCCACGGGCCTCCCGGGAAGGCGTGGCTTCAAGGGCCGAGGCGGGGCGTCTGGTCTGCCGGGAGATGTGGGCCCAGTAGGGCCTCTCGGGGCCACAGGCTCTGTT GGTTACGACGGCATCATCGGCGAACAGgggaagcagggaggagacGGGATGAAG GGTGACAGAGGTCCTCCTGGTGGCCAGGGCCTGCTTGGACCCAGAGGAGACAAG GGAATGCCGGGGAAGACGGGGTCTCCGGGCGTGCAGGGCACCGTGGGGACGAGT GGGGACCCAGGAGGCAGGGGTATATCTGGGAGACCTGGGAAGCCTGGAGTCAAA GGGGTGAAGGGGAAAGAAGGTCCAACTGGTCTTCCAGGAAACCCTGGCCTGAAG GGCCTGCAGGGGAACATCGGGCCGTGGGGAGGTTTGGGGCTCCAGGGCCCCCCGGGAGGCCAGGGCCCCCCTGGACCTGGGGGCCCCAGAGGGGTGGCAGGCTACCCA ggtaAAGACGGACCCACAGGAGCCTCTGGGGCAGCTGCCGAGAAAGGAGACACG GGTAAGAAGGGAGAAGTGGGACCTCGTGGGGAGAGCGGCCTTAAGGGTTTCCAAGGAGACCGAGGTAAACAAGGAGTACAAGGGTCCACTGGAGCACCAGGGAAACAG GGTTCCAGGGGTTCCCCAGGCGACAGAGGGAAGCAGGGCGTCTCAGGACTGAAG GGTCAGCCTGGCAATAGAGGCTCGTCAGGTCTTCCAGGGCGATATGGAACAGGGGGGAGTACAGGACCTGGGGGCGCCAAGGGACAGAAGGGCATCCATGGACAAAGG GGTTCACCTGGAAAGAGGGGTGCAGATGGTAAAGATGGAAATCCAGGACCAAAG GGAGATTCTGGGGAGAAGGGTTATCTTGGCAGTAGGGGTGAGAAAGGAGAAATG ggAGCGGCAGGTCCAATGGGGCGGAAGGGAGGCACCGGGAAAAGAGGCAAATTG ggGACCTTGGGAAAGAAGGGGTTCGTGGG GGTGATATCGGTTACAGAGGAGCCTCCGGAAGAACTGGCCAAACTGGCAAGATG GGGGATTTTGGACCGAAAGGCAAACGTGGACCCCCTGGACCAGCAGGGCCGAAG GGTCTTCCAGGCCtgcgaggagagaagggggatatCGGCCTCTCGGGGTCCAAG GGTCAACCTGGTGACAAAGGCCTATCAGGAAACAGTGGAATTCCTGGACGCAAA GGAGTCATCGGCCCACGTGGGCCGCCTGGAGGAAGAGGGTCACCTGGACCTCCAGTAC CCACCCCCAAGCACTGTGACCCGAGGCCCACCAGGGCATCTGGGTGACCAGGCCGTCACCGGAACCTTCGGCTGGCCGGAGGGCACCAGggacagccctgccaccacctGTCACGAGCTGGGTCTAATCCACCCGCACCTGGAGGACG gGCTCTTCTACATGGACCCGAACCAGGGCTGTCCTTACGACGCCCTGCAGGTGCTCTGTAACTTCACCGCAGGAGGGACTACCTGCATACAGCCTGTCACCTCTCAG gtggaggtggagttgagggtgtgggggagctCCGAGCTACATCGGGGGGACATGGAGCTCCTTCCTGTGAGGggcctgggggtggaggagagggggggccaGCCCAGGGACCCAGAGCCAATCATCACCCTGGGCCTTCTCTGCTTCTTATAG